TAGACCGCAGGCTCACCGGAATCCGGAAAGTACTTGTCGCGCAGCTGCTGCCACCGCGCCAGGTCCGTCTGGATCGCGCGCTGCCGCATGGCGATCGCGTGCATCCCCCGATTCTGCGCCGTCACGGCCGCGACCAGCGCCGACCGCTGGCCGGCCAGCTGCCGGCGCAGCGCCAGAAGACCGTCCAGACCGGCGCGCCGCTGGTGGTTGAGCACCTGCAGGGTCGCCAGCTGGCTGAGCAGCGTCTCCGGCGAACCGCTGCTGAGCAGCACAGTCAGCATCCCCACGTCGCCGCCGCGGTACGCGCTCGCCGCGAACGTCGCGACGCGGTAGGTCTCGGCGGTCAGCCGCGGCTCCAGCGCGGCGATCGACGCGCCGATCCGCCGGCGCCGCGAGTTGACGCCGTCGAGCGCGTCGCGAGCCTGGTTGTACTGCTCGGTGGCGACCTGCATCCGAGCCTGCAACGTGCCGATCGCCAGCTCGACCTGGTGCAGGCTCGGCGGCGGATCAGCACGTACCGGTGACGCGGTCAGCACGGCCGCCGCGCCGACCAGGAACGCGACCACACCGCTGGTGAGGGACCTGCGACTGCCTCCGCACGAACCATCCATGAGCGCCGTTGCTCCTTCTGCACCGCCGAGGGGAAGGCGCATCAGAGTATGGCTGAGGTGACGAACTACGGCAAAGCCGACACAGGCGTCAGTTGACCGAGATGTGGACGTGGTTGCGGTGGTCGCCGCTCGGTGTGCCGTCGCCGCTGTATGACCGCCAGCCGGTGCTCGGCATCCAGATCCGCTTGAACCAGATCACGTAGAGCACGTCCAGCGTGCTGGCGTTCTGGATGGCCCAGCCGGCCAGCTGGTTGCCGTAGGTCTTGTCGGCGCCGGTCGCCTCGCCGCCGAAACCGTCCTTCGCGGCGGCGAAGTCGCAGGCACGGCCCTTGGGGTGCTCGCCGAAGGAAGCCTGCCGGAAGCAGTGCGTGTAATGCGTGAAGCCGGCCGACCTGGCCTCCTGGTATGCGTGCAGCATGGTCGGCGTCAGGCAACCGCTGGGGTTGGTCGGGTCGGTCTGCGTACAACCGTCGCCGCGCGGACCGGACCGTGCCGCGCGTGGCAGACCGGAGACCGAGAACCCGTCCGGCACGCCACCACCGGCAGCGACCAGCGCGTCCAGCGCGTCCTTCTTACGCTTGGCCATGATCGCCAGCTGTGCCTTGCCGGTGGCGATCGCCTGGTTGAGCGCGGCCTGCTGGCGGCTCAACGCGGCCTTGGTGGTCAGGTAGTTACGGATCGCGCTGTCGTTCTGGTAGCCGAGCCGGTCCAGGATCGAGGCCTGCGAGAGGTACGCCTCCGGCGACCCGCTGTTCATCACCGCGGTCAGCGTGCCAGTGCGGCCGTTGACGTACAGGTTGGCGGCGATCGCGTCCAACTGCGTGGTGAGCACGTCCAGCTGGCCCTGCAGGGTCTTGATCTGCTTCTGGTTGGCGGCCTGCTGCGCCTGTGAGGCCTTCAGCGTCTTCTCGGCTGTGTTGTATGCCTTGCCGGCGGCTTCCAGCTTGGCCAGCAGCGTGGCGTTGCCGCCTTCGCCGGAGTCGTCGCCTGGCTCGGCCGCCACGGTCAGCGGCGACAGCAGGCTGGCGGCCACCGCGAGGACCGCGCACAGGACGATCAGCGGCCGCGTCAGAAGCCGACGCACGTTCGGTGTCACTGTCAGCAGAGGTCCAGGCACCGTCGCGTACTCACTCCTCGATGTGTCGCCGGATCCCCCGAATGGACACTTCTCGATGGGGATTTCGGTGTCGCGACCGCCAATGTTACGAAACCCGACGGGTTATCTCGGCGGCGGTCCGACCAGCCGGCTGACCACACCTGGAGTATTGCCGCTTTTTGACCTGTTTTGCCGTACGTTTACGCCGCTCTGACACGTCATGCGTGTCACAGATGCCGGTCAGCTGGCCTGGCGCACCGAGTCGATGCCGAACAGTGTCGCCGGCCGGCCGTGCTCCTGCCGCTGCTCCTGCCGCTGCTCCGCCTCCGCTGGCAGCTGCGCGACCAAACTCGCGTCCAGCAGCACGGCGATCGCGCGCCGCGTGGCCGCGTCGAAACCGCCGGGCGGCTGCTCGAGGATCGCCGCCGGATCCAGTCGCGGCTCATCGTGCCGGTGCGCCGCCGGTGCCGTCGAGTGTTCGAGCAGCAGGCTGACGACACACTCGCCGCAGCTGCGCCCCCGGCCCGCGCACGTGTCGCAGTCGATCAGCATGTCACCCTCCGCAGTCACCTCGTTCGCTGACAGACCTCACGCTAGGGGGTGGGTACGACAATTCCGGGCCGCCGCTGATCCGATACCCGCGTGACGCCTGCGTACTCCTGTGACTTGTGCGCTTTCCAAAGCGCACATATCGCCGGCCGCGCGACGCGCGCAGGGAGTCCCTGCGACAACGGCTAGGCGCGCTGCATCCGGCGTATGAGCAGCGCCGCGCTGACCGCGTATCCGCCGGCCTGGCGTACGCCGTCGGCGACCTCGCGGTCGGAGGACGCCGCGATCACCGGCCGGCCCGGCGGCTCGGCCCGAGCCAGCCGGCGGATCACCTCGTCGGCGGTCACGCCGGCCGGACTGAACAGCACGCGTACGCGCCGCGGCAACGGACCGGTCGGCGCGGCCACGCCGTTGCCGTCGAAGACGATCGTCGTCTCGGCGCCGGTCTGCGCCGCCAGCGTCCCCATCGAGGCGATCAGCCGGCCACGCTGCCGTTCCAGCGACAGCTGCGCGAACCCGGTCTTGGTCACGTTGTAGCCGTCGACGATCAGGTGCGCCGTCGGCAGCGCCAGCAGTTGGTCCAGCCAGGCTGGGTCGTCGCTGGCCAGGCCGCGGGCGGCCGGCTCGCCGACCGCGCCGCCGCTGACCAGCTGCTGCTCGTTGGCGACCGCGTCGGCCGGCAGGGTGGACGGCGCGCTGATCGCCAGCTCGCGCTGCAACCCGCGAGCGGCCTGGCTGATCGTCTCCAGCAGCAGCCACAGCCGTGCCTCGTCGACCGACCGCTCCTCGCGAGTCGCCTGCCGCGCCGACCGCAGCGCCTCCTCGACCTCGGTCAGCCGCGACCGCAGGCGCCGCAGCTCGGCGTCGGTCTCGCTGCGTAAAGCGGTGATCCGGCCGCGCTCGGTGGACGCGGCGGCGGTCGCCTTCTCCGCCTCGGCCTGCGCCGCGCGGGCCGTACGGCGCAGCTCGCGGACCTGTCCCTGCGCCTCCTCGGCCTCCCGGCGAGCCGCGCGGGCCTGCTCGCGGAGTCGCTCGACCTCGGCGCGATGCTGCGACCGCAGCGTCTCCAGCTGCTCGCGCAGCCGGCCGACCTCCTCGGCCTGACCGGCCCGCGCGGCCTGGTCGTGCTGGCCGCGTACGTCCGCGACGTACGCCGCCAGCCGCTCCTGCCACCCCTCGGTGCGCAGCAGGTAGGTCAGCGCGGCCACCTCGACCGGGTCGGCCGCGGCTGGTACGACGCCGTCGACCAGCGCGTTCCCCAGCTCACCGGCGGCCAGGCTGGCGCGCTCGGCGACCCGGTCGCGAAACTCCTCGTCGGTGGCCAGCAGGGTGACGATCTCGGCGGCCGCGTGCCGCGCACGGCGGCTCGGCGTGAAGCGGGCCACCGCGCGCAGCGGCCCGGGGATCTGGTCCAGCGGCAGACGGCCCAAGGCGTCCGACGCGTACGCCACCACCCGGCGGCGGACTTCGTCCGGAAGGACGACGGTCACCGTGCCTTGGTCTCTGCGCTGGTCTCCGCGTCCGGCCGCGGCACCACCTCGACCGTGTCGGCACCGCGACACCAGCGACACTCCACCCGCTCGACCGTCTCGGCGAGCACCTCACGCTCCTCGACGGCCGCGTCCCCGGCCAGGTCGACGTGCACGTACTCGCGGGTCCGCACGGTCCTGGTCACGTCGAAACGAGTCAGGTTCCCGCACTGGCCGCAGCGCCAGCGGGTCTCGGCGGTCGGCATCGGCATGACAGCGAGTGTCCCATCCGTACGCGGATTGTCGCGTGTCGGTCCACCGGTTTTGTCAGACCTCGCTTCTACGGTCTACAGACATGTCCGCAACGGGTTCGCGCCAGACCGCGGGCCCGCGCTATGTCCAGGACACCTTCGACTCGCTCGGCGAGCCGCTGCGCGAGGTGACGTTCGTCGTCGTGGACCTGGAAACCACCGGCGGGTCGCCGGCGGACAGCCAGATCACCGAGATCGGCGCGGTGAAGGTGCGCGGCGGCGAGGTGCTGGCCGAGTTCCAGACGCTGGTCAACCCCGGTTATGAGATCCCGCCGTTCATCACCGTGCTGACCGGCATCACCAACGCGATGGTGCTGCCGGCGCCGACGATCGACACGGTGCTGCCCGCGTTCCTGGAGTTCGCCGAGGGTGCGGTGCTGGTGGCGCACAACGCGCCGTTCGACCTGGGGTTCCTGCAGGCCGCCTGCGCGGCACACGGCTATCGCTGGCCGGGGTTTCGCAAGGTCGACACGGCGGTGCTGGCGCGCCGCGTACTGACCAGGGACGAGACGCCCAACTGCAAGCTTTCCTCGCTGGCCAGGTTTTTCCGCGCCAGGACCGAGCCGTGCCACCGCGCGCTCGCCGACGCGCAGGCGACCGTCGACGTGCTGCACGGCCTGCTGGAGCGGATCGGCAACATCGGCGTGCAGACGCTCGACGAGCTGCAGACCTTCACGCAGCAGGTTTCCGAGGCACAGCGCCGCAAACGGCACCTGGCCGACTCGGTCCCGGACGGTCCCGGCGTCTACATTTTCCGCGACGCCAAGGAACGCGCGCTCTACGTCGGCACGAGCAAGCACCTGCGAGCCCGCGTCCGGCAGTATTTCGTGTCCAGCGAGCAGCGCAGCCGGATGGCCGAGATGATCACCGCCGCCGAGCGGGTCGAGGCGATCGAGTGCGCGCATTCGCTGGAGGCCGAGGTGCGCGAGCTGCGCATCATCGCGGCGCAGAAACCGCCGTACAACCGGCGGTCCAAGTTTCCGGAGCGGGTCTTCTGGCTGGTGCTCACCGACGAGCCCTATCCGCGGTTGTCGGTCACCCGCAGCCCGCGCGACGGCGACGGCTGTCTCGGCCCGTTTTCCTCGCGGCGGCAGGTCGAGGCGGCGATGACCGCGATCCAGGACGCGCTGCCGTTGCGGCAATGCACGAGAAAACTGTCCACTCGCAGGCCGTCGTCGGCCTGCGCGCTGGCCGAGATCGGAAAATGCGGCGCTCCGTGCGAGCTTCGCGAGTCGGTCGAGGATTACGCGTATCACGTCGACATCTTCCGGCTCGCGGTGGCCAGCGACCCGGGCATCATCCTGCATCGTTTGCTGCGCAGGATCGAAAAACTGCGCGGCGCGCTGCGGTTCGAGGACGCCGCCCACGCGCGTGACCGGCTGGCGTCGTTTCTGCGGGCGGTCCTGCGTACGCAACGGCTGCGCGCCTTCACGTCGGTTGCCGAGCTGGTCGTGGCGCGCGCGGATGGCAATGGTGGCTGGGAAATCTCGCTGGTACGGCACGGCCGGCTGGCCGCGGCCGGCGTCGCCGCGCGTGGCGTACCGCCGTGGCCGGTGGTCGACGCGATGCGCGCCACCGCCGAGACCGTGCTGCCCGGCATCGGTCCGGTGCCATGCGCGTCGGCCGAGGAGTCCGAGCGGATCCTGGCCTGGATCGCGCAGCCGCAAAGCAAGGTCGTGGCGATCGACGGCACGTGGGCGATGCCCGCGAGTGCCGCCGAGCGCTGGCGCGGCCTGCTCGACCGCGTCGAGGTGGCCAGCGAATCGGCCGACCCGTTCGCCGACCGTCGCCAGCTGCGACCGCTGCACCGCCCGGCACGCGCCTCCGCGTAAGCTCTGTCGTCCACGACACACGGGGGTTGGCATCAGTGACGAGCGGTTGACTGCGTAATACTTTTTTAACAAGACATCAAAACGAACATCTATTGCAGCCGAGCGATCACAGCAGCATTATCAGCCTCAACAGTCACACCCGTCACAGCCTCCAGGAGTCGCGGCGGCCTGAAAGCCTTGTTTCTTGCATCCAGCGCAAGTAACTCGACATTCATGCCACCCGCGACCCCCACAAGCCGGACATTTAGCGCTCCACATGCCTCCGGATCCCACATACTGGACCCTCACGCCACCCACCGGGACGCCACGGCACCGCCGGCGCCCCAGCCACACTCCTGGTCCACACCAACCAAACGAGACCCAATCCCAGGCAGCCCAGATCCGCGAACCCCACCCCGAAGGCGACACACCCGTGCCGCCGCTGCTGCTGGTGAGGTGACATAGCCTGGCGGTGTGCCGGGAAAACTGCTGCTGGAGACAAAGCGACAGGCGTACGCGATCTTCACCCGGCTTCCGAAGCGGCTGCGCAAGCGGGTCGTACGCGCGATCACGCCAAATTACACCGTCGGCGCGGTTGTGCTGTTGCGAGATGAGAAGGAGCGGCTGCTGATGTTGCGCCAGCCGCCGGGGCTGGGGTGGTCGTTGCCTGGCGGCCTGCTCGACCGGCGCGAGGAGGCGGTCGAGGCGGCGGCGCGGGAGCTGCGGGAGGAGACCGGCGTCCGGCTCGCGCTGGACCGCTTCACCGCGGCGACACCGGCGGCCCTGGTCAACCCGCGTACGCAGCAGGTCGACGTGGTCTTCACCGCGACCGCCGACCCCGACACAGTACTGCGGCTCGACCCCGTCGAGGTGATCGAGGCCGACTGGTATCCGCTCGACGCACTGCCACCGCTGACCCGGCCGACCGCCAACCTCCTCGCGAAGGTGACGTTCTGACAGGCGGCCTAAGAAGTCACCCTCGCGGGCCGCAGGTGCGTGCCGCTGAAGCGCGCGCGATAGTCGGCCGGCCCGATCCCGAGTACGCGCAGGAAAGCGCGTCGCATCGTCTCGGCCGATCCGAAGCCGACCCGCCGCGCGACCGCCTCGACCGGCGTCGGCCCTGACTCGAGCGCCTCGCGCGCGGCCTCGACCCGCGACCGTTCCACGAATCGTCCGGGCGTCGTGCCGGTCTCCACGACGAAGAGCCGCGTGAGGTGCCGCTCGCTCAACGCGGCACGCTCGGCCAGCCGCGGCACGGTGTGATCGGCGGCGGGATCGGCCACGATCTCGTCCAGCAGCGTACGCAGCGGCGAGTCCGGCGAAACGGCGTGCGCCAGCCGCTCGGAAAACTGTGACTGACCGCCGGGCCGTTGTACGAAGACGACCATCCACCGCGCGACCGTACGCGCCACCTCGACGCCGTGATCGGCCTCCACCAACGCCAGGGCCAGGTCCATCCCGGCGGTCACGCCGGCGGACGTGAAGACGTCGCCGTCCCGAACGAAAATCCGGTCCGGTTCGACGCGTATGGCCGGAAACTGCGACTGCAGCCGCTGGCACACCGCCCAGTGTGTCGTCGCCGCGCGGCCGTCCAGCAGGCCGGCCTGCGCGAGTACGAACGCGCCGCTGCACACCGACCCGACGCGCCGCGTGCTCGGCGCCAGCCGGTTGATCTGCGCCAGCAGCTCACCGCACCCCATCGCCTCCCGGTACGACCAGCCGCCGGCGACCAGCAGCGTGTCGATCGGACCATCGAGATCGGACAGCCGTGCGTCGGCCTGCAGCCGAAGGCCGGACTCGCCGGCGACCGGCTGCCCGTCCGGAGTCGCGATCGTCAGCTCGTAGCGCGCGCTCTTCACGGTCCGGCTCGCGCCGTTGAAGACCTCAGCCGGACCGACCACGTCCAGCAGCTGGACACCGGGATATGCGACGAGGACAACACGGCGGACCTGACTGCGCATGCGCCCATCGTGGCGAGCCTGCCGCGCCGTCCGCAATGACGGCCACCCCACGAATCCAGCCATATCGCGGTGAGTGACTGCATGGATACTTTCTGTTATAGTGAGCGTCGACAGGCGGCCGGGGCAGGCTGACGCTTCTCGATGGACGACTGCTACCCGAATGTCTGGTCATCGGCTGACCGTGGACGCGTCATACTGGTGGTGGACGCAAGAAAGGGAGCTGGCCGTGATCACCTCGATCGTCATGATTTCCTGCGACTCGAACTCGATCTCGGAGGTGGCCTACCAGATCGCCGAGCTTCCCGGTGTCAGCGAGGTCTACTCGACCACCGGCATCGTCGACCTGATCGCGATGGTCCGCGTGCGCGAGTTCGACGACGTCGAGAAGGTGATCGCCGGCGGCATCGCCAAGGTCCCTGGCGTCGTGCACACCGACACCCACATCGCCTTCCGCGCGTACTCCAAGCACGATCTGGAGGAGACGTTCTCCATCGGCTTCCCGGACGCCACCTAGATGATCTATTCCAAGGGTAGGAGTGCCGGCGTGGCGTGATGGCCAACGAAGGCGAGGATGTCCAAGATCGACGTTGCCTCGCGGCGACGCTCTACTAGTCACAACGGTGCCTGTTCTCTCGTCTCACGGGTAAAGGCCTCTGAGTGACAGGAGAGAGCAGATGGCACGCCTTCCCGCGGTGTCCCGCGCCGCCGCCGGGCCGCTGATGAAGCTCATGTACGCGTACGCCAAGCGCCAGTTCGGCGAGGTGCCGGAGCCATTCGCGGTGCTCGCACACCACCGGAAGCTGTTCACCGCGGCGGCCGTCCACGAGGGGATGGCCAACCGGGCGGCGAACGTGCTGCCCGCGGCCGTACGCGACCTCGCGGTCTACCGGGTCGCCTGGGTCGTCGGCTGCTCGTGGTGCGTCGACTTCGGCTCGATGCTGCACCGGTTGAAGGGCCTGGACGAGGCTCAGCTGCGCGAGATCGCTGACTACGCGACGTCGCCGGTCTACAACGACGACCAGCGCGCCGCGATCGCGTACGCGGACGCCATGACCTCCGACCCAACCGAGATCACCGACGAGCAGGTCGCGGACCTGGAGCGGCGCTTCGGCCGCGCCGGTCTGGTCGAGCTGACCTACGAGATCGGCCTGGAGAACATGCGTTCCCGCACCTACTCAGCCCTCGGCATCACCGCGCAGGGGTTCAACTCCGGCGACGCCTGCCGCGTCCCCTGGGCCGGCCAGAGCACGTAACTCACGCAAGAGCGTGCGCGCGGCGGTGCTCAGATAGCCGCCGGCGCGGGTCACCACCACGACCGGTGCGCTTACGTCGAGGTCGGTGACGTCGAGTACAGCCAAGGTGCCGGCGGCCAGTTCCTCGCGCATGCCGCTCAGCGGCAGCAGGGCGATGCCGAAACCGGCCTCCACCAGCCGTTTCTGTGCCGTGAGGCTGTCCACGCGGAGAATGTCCCGCTCCGCGACACCGGCCGCGTCGTAGAGCTGCCGGGCGAACCGCGCGGACACCTCCGGTCGCCCCGGCGGCTCCGGGAAGGCGATCCATCGCTCGGCCGCCAGGTCACTCAACGCGAGGCGCGCTCCGACGAGATGGTGGTCGGCAGCCGCGGCCATCAGCCTGCGTTCGCCGAAAAGCGAGTCGCAGACGAGCTCCGGCGACGCGTCGCTGCCATAGCGGAGGCCGATCGTGACATCGGCGCGGCGTACGAGATCGCTGACCTCGGAGCTGGTGGCCGTCCGCAGCCGCAGCTCGACCGCCGGATGCTCGTCGGCGAACCGCCGCAACGCCGGCGTGAGCTCGGTGCTGGCCAGCGTGCCGACCAGCGCGATCGCCAACGGACCGGAAGCCTGTGAGCGTACGGCGTGGACGGCGTCCTCCGCGTCCTTCAGGGCAGCCAACGCGGTCTCCGCGAACGGCAGCAGCGCCTGGCCAGCCTCGCTGAGGACGACACCGGCGGCCGTACGCTCGAAAAGCGCAACGCCGAGCTCTTTCTCCAGCAGGGTCAGCCGGCGGCTGACCGCCGGCTGCGAGCGGAACAGCGTCGTCGCGGCACGCGTGATGCCACCAGAGCGGTGGATCGCCACGAAGGTACGCAGCGCCTCGACATCCACTATGCATGCACCTGATGGGTCACCCCAGAAGTATGCATTAGGCAGATGGCCTGCGCGTCAATAGCGTGGCGTCATGAGCTTTCGTGACATGCACTCCGGTCCATGCTTCGTGATGCCGAACGCGTGGGACCCCGGCAGCGCGATTTTGCTGGCAGACGCCGGATTCCAGGCCCTCGCGACGACCAGCGCCGGCGTGGCCTTCGCGTCAGGTCGCGGCGACTATCTGGTCGGCGAGGCGAAGCCGCTGTCGCGGGCGGAGATGTTCGACCGCGTACGACCGATCACGGCGGCGGTCACCATCCCGGTCAACGGTGACCTGGAAGACGGCTATGGCGAGTCGCCGGAAGCAGTCGCAGAGACGGTCAGGCTGGCGATCGACGCGGGGTTGGCCGGCGCGAACATCGAGGACCAGCGCAACGGCCAGCTCTACGACGAGGAGCTGGCGGTCGAGCGGATCGCCGCGGCACATGAGGCGAGGCAGGGGACCGATTTCGCGTTGACCGCGCGTACGGACGTGTTCCAGCTGCGACCGGATCCGCTCGAGGAGGCCGCGCGCCGGCTCAACCGCTTCCACGAAGCCGGTGCCGACTGCCTGTATGCGCCGTTCTGCGACGTGTCGGCGCTCCTACCGCAGGTGTCCGGTCCGGTCAACGCTTTGCTGGGGCCGAAAGACACCATCGCCGAGCTGGCCGCCGCCGGCGTGACCCGGATCAGCACCGGCGGAGCCATCGCGCGTGCCGCACTCGGCTTCGTCCGCGATGTGGCCTGGGAACTGCGTGAGCGCGGCACCTTCACCCTCGCCGGAGCGCAGTATCCACAGCACGACCTCAACACGCTCTTCGCGAAGTACGCGCGTTAGACGTCAGGGCAGCGTGGAGACTGCGGCCCAACGGTCCAGGAGCGCGGCCGCCTTGCCGGAGTCGATCGCCTCGGCGGCCCGGCCAAGCCCGGCCGACAACGCGTCGCCGAGCGGACCGGTCACACCGTCGTACGCGGCGAGCGCCGCGGCCGCGTTGACCAGGACCGCGTCGCGTACGGGGCCGCGCTCGCCGCTGAACAGCGCACGCGCCACCTTGGCGTTGAAGAACGGATCCCCACCGCGCAAGGCCGCCGGCTCGGCTCGCGGCAGTCCGAGGTCGGCCACGTCGTACACGGCCTCGGTGACCGTGCCGCCGTTGACGACCCAGAAACGCGTCGGCGCGGTGGTGGTGACCTCGTCGAGGCCGTCCTCACCGCGTACGACCAGCGCCGACTGACCGCGGCCGGCGATCACACCGGCCACCACCGGTGCCATCTGCTGCGAGAAACAGCCGATCGCGGCGGCGCGCGGCTGTCCGGGATTGGTCAGCGGGCCGAGGAAGTTGAACACCGTCGGCACGCCGAGCTCACGCCGCGGCGCGGCGGTGTGCCGATAACCCTGGTGGAACTTGGCCGCGAAGCAGAAGCCGATGCCGACCTCGGTCAGGCAGCGGACCACCTGCTCCGGCGTCAGCTCGATCGCCACTCCGAGCGCTTCCAACAGGTCGGCCGATCCGCACGCGGAGGACGCGGCACGGTTGCCGTGCTTGACGACGCGTACGCCCGCTGCCGCCACCACCACGGCCGCCATGGTCGAGATGTTGACCGTGTTGGACCGGTCACCACCGGTCCCGACCACGTCGACCGCGTCGACCGGCCCCGGACCGAGGTCGAGCCTGGTGGCATGCTGGAGCATCGCCCTGGCCAGCCCGGAGACCTCCTCGGCGGTCTCGCCCTTGGCCCGCAGCGCGGTGGCGAAGCCGGCGATCTGCGCGCCAGTCGCCTCGCCGCCCATGATCTCTCCCATGGCCCACGCGGTGGCGTCGGCGCTCAGCGACTCGCCGCCGAGCAGCGCGTTGAGCAGCTTGGGCCAGCTGTACGTCTCGACCGCGGCACGCGTCGCCTCGGCCGTCATGACGTCAGGTCCGCGCCGGCACGGGTGCGCGGCGCAGCAGGTCGGCGACCACCGCGGCGGCTCGTACCGGATCGATCGGATGCGTGATGGTGGCCTCGGCCTGCGACCACTTCGCCAGCCACCGGTCGGCGTCGCGGGCGAGCAGCAGACAGGTCGGCGGACAGTGGTCGACCTCGTTCTTCAGCTGCCGGCTGATCCCCATGCCACCGGTCGGCTGCGCCTCGGCGTCCAGGATCAGCACGTCGGCCTTGCCCGCGTCCA
The nucleotide sequence above comes from Fodinicola acaciae. Encoded proteins:
- a CDS encoding carboxymuconolactone decarboxylase family protein; translated protein: MARLPAVSRAAAGPLMKLMYAYAKRQFGEVPEPFAVLAHHRKLFTAAAVHEGMANRAANVLPAAVRDLAVYRVAWVVGCSWCVDFGSMLHRLKGLDEAQLREIADYATSPVYNDDQRAAIAYADAMTSDPTEITDEQVADLERRFGRAGLVELTYEIGLENMRSRTYSALGITAQGFNSGDACRVPWAGQST
- a CDS encoding NUDIX hydrolase is translated as MPGKLLLETKRQAYAIFTRLPKRLRKRVVRAITPNYTVGAVVLLRDEKERLLMLRQPPGLGWSLPGGLLDRREEAVEAAARELREETGVRLALDRFTAATPAALVNPRTQQVDVVFTATADPDTVLRLDPVEVIEADWYPLDALPPLTRPTANLLAKVTF
- a CDS encoding isocitrate lyase/PEP mutase family protein yields the protein MSFRDMHSGPCFVMPNAWDPGSAILLADAGFQALATTSAGVAFASGRGDYLVGEAKPLSRAEMFDRVRPITAAVTIPVNGDLEDGYGESPEAVAETVRLAIDAGLAGANIEDQRNGQLYDEELAVERIAAAHEARQGTDFALTARTDVFQLRPDPLEEAARRLNRFHEAGADCLYAPFCDVSALLPQVSGPVNALLGPKDTIAELAAAGVTRISTGGAIARAALGFVRDVAWELRERGTFTLAGAQYPQHDLNTLFAKYAR
- a CDS encoding coiled-coil domain-containing protein, giving the protein MRRLLTRPLIVLCAVLAVAASLLSPLTVAAEPGDDSGEGGNATLLAKLEAAGKAYNTAEKTLKASQAQQAANQKQIKTLQGQLDVLTTQLDAIAANLYVNGRTGTLTAVMNSGSPEAYLSQASILDRLGYQNDSAIRNYLTTKAALSRQQAALNQAIATGKAQLAIMAKRKKDALDALVAAGGGVPDGFSVSGLPRAARSGPRGDGCTQTDPTNPSGCLTPTMLHAYQEARSAGFTHYTHCFRQASFGEHPKGRACDFAAAKDGFGGEATGADKTYGNQLAGWAIQNASTLDVLYVIWFKRIWMPSTGWRSYSGDGTPSGDHRNHVHISVN
- a CDS encoding Lrp/AsnC family transcriptional regulator, translated to MITSIVMISCDSNSISEVAYQIAELPGVSEVYSTTGIVDLIAMVRVREFDDVEKVIAGGIAKVPGVVHTDTHIAFRAYSKHDLEETFSIGFPDAT
- a CDS encoding C40 family peptidase — protein: MDGSCGGSRRSLTSGVVAFLVGAAAVLTASPVRADPPPSLHQVELAIGTLQARMQVATEQYNQARDALDGVNSRRRRIGASIAALEPRLTAETYRVATFAASAYRGGDVGMLTVLLSSGSPETLLSQLATLQVLNHQRRAGLDGLLALRRQLAGQRSALVAAVTAQNRGMHAIAMRQRAIQTDLARWQQLRDKYFPDSGEPAVYPQVYDGSATGAARVALTYAYAHMGSPYRWGADGPDEFDCSGLTMAAWRAAGVTMPHSASGQYAAFRRVPLSQVRPGDLVYYPHHIAIYAGGGYVVHAPQAGDVVRRAPMSTAGQGVIGVVRPS
- a CDS encoding DEDD exonuclease domain-containing protein, with the translated sequence MSATGSRQTAGPRYVQDTFDSLGEPLREVTFVVVDLETTGGSPADSQITEIGAVKVRGGEVLAEFQTLVNPGYEIPPFITVLTGITNAMVLPAPTIDTVLPAFLEFAEGAVLVAHNAPFDLGFLQAACAAHGYRWPGFRKVDTAVLARRVLTRDETPNCKLSSLARFFRARTEPCHRALADAQATVDVLHGLLERIGNIGVQTLDELQTFTQQVSEAQRRKRHLADSVPDGPGVYIFRDAKERALYVGTSKHLRARVRQYFVSSEQRSRMAEMITAAERVEAIECAHSLEAEVRELRIIAAQKPPYNRRSKFPERVFWLVLTDEPYPRLSVTRSPRDGDGCLGPFSSRRQVEAAMTAIQDALPLRQCTRKLSTRRPSSACALAEIGKCGAPCELRESVEDYAYHVDIFRLAVASDPGIILHRLLRRIEKLRGALRFEDAAHARDRLASFLRAVLRTQRLRAFTSVAELVVARADGNGGWEISLVRHGRLAAAGVAARGVPPWPVVDAMRATAETVLPGIGPVPCASAEESERILAWIAQPQSKVVAIDGTWAMPASAAERWRGLLDRVEVASESADPFADRRQLRPLHRPARASA
- a CDS encoding LysR family transcriptional regulator; protein product: MDVEALRTFVAIHRSGGITRAATTLFRSQPAVSRRLTLLEKELGVALFERTAAGVVLSEAGQALLPFAETALAALKDAEDAVHAVRSQASGPLAIALVGTLASTELTPALRRFADEHPAVELRLRTATSSEVSDLVRRADVTIGLRYGSDASPELVCDSLFGERRLMAAAADHHLVGARLALSDLAAERWIAFPEPPGRPEVSARFARQLYDAAGVAERDILRVDSLTAQKRLVEAGFGIALLPLSGMREELAAGTLAVLDVTDLDVSAPVVVVTRAGGYLSTAARTLLRELRALAGPGDAAGVAGVEPLRGDAEG
- a CDS encoding NYN domain-containing protein, whose amino-acid sequence is MTVVLPDEVRRRVVAYASDALGRLPLDQIPGPLRAVARFTPSRRARHAAAEIVTLLATDEEFRDRVAERASLAAGELGNALVDGVVPAAADPVEVAALTYLLRTEGWQERLAAYVADVRGQHDQAARAGQAEEVGRLREQLETLRSQHRAEVERLREQARAARREAEEAQGQVRELRRTARAAQAEAEKATAAASTERGRITALRSETDAELRRLRSRLTEVEEALRSARQATREERSVDEARLWLLLETISQAARGLQRELAISAPSTLPADAVANEQQLVSGGAVGEPAARGLASDDPAWLDQLLALPTAHLIVDGYNVTKTGFAQLSLERQRGRLIASMGTLAAQTGAETTIVFDGNGVAAPTGPLPRRVRVLFSPAGVTADEVIRRLARAEPPGRPVIAASSDREVADGVRQAGGYAVSAALLIRRMQRA
- a CDS encoding GlxA family transcriptional regulator, with amino-acid sequence MRSQVRRVVLVAYPGVQLLDVVGPAEVFNGASRTVKSARYELTIATPDGQPVAGESGLRLQADARLSDLDGPIDTLLVAGGWSYREAMGCGELLAQINRLAPSTRRVGSVCSGAFVLAQAGLLDGRAATTHWAVCQRLQSQFPAIRVEPDRIFVRDGDVFTSAGVTAGMDLALALVEADHGVEVARTVARWMVVFVQRPGGQSQFSERLAHAVSPDSPLRTLLDEIVADPAADHTVPRLAERAALSERHLTRLFVVETGTTPGRFVERSRVEAAREALESGPTPVEAVARRVGFGSAETMRRAFLRVLGIGPADYRARFSGTHLRPARVTS